A genomic window from Nitrospirota bacterium includes:
- the narI gene encoding respiratory nitrate reductase subunit gamma yields MYSVQVDVLHFLLFGAMPYILLTICVVGSIWRYTSNRYSWSSQSSEFLENSVLFYGSFPWHYGILIILLTHIFALIFPRAILAWNGVPLRLYLLELSGLALGFLAFFGLLVFTYRRLTDVRVKAVTSGWDVLVLIVLLIQVATGLINAIFYRWGSNWYAATAVPWMWSIFTLQPDPSYVSGLRLITKVHIFNAMIFIALIPFTRLAHFVVIRPYAYLWRPYQVVRWYRREAPENIVQSK; encoded by the coding sequence ATGTATTCAGTGCAAGTTGATGTACTTCATTTTCTCTTGTTTGGCGCTATGCCGTACATATTGCTGACCATCTGTGTGGTTGGTTCAATATGGCGGTATACATCAAACCGTTATTCCTGGTCGAGCCAGTCGTCTGAGTTTCTTGAAAACTCAGTTCTGTTTTATGGTTCATTCCCATGGCATTACGGTATTTTGATCATCTTGTTGACCCACATATTTGCCCTGATTTTCCCAAGGGCTATACTGGCATGGAATGGCGTGCCGCTAAGGCTTTACCTGCTGGAGCTTTCAGGGCTTGCCCTCGGGTTCCTCGCATTCTTCGGCCTCCTCGTATTTACATACAGGAGACTGACTGATGTCAGGGTAAAGGCCGTTACATCAGGATGGGATGTGCTCGTTCTTATCGTACTCCTTATCCAGGTTGCGACGGGGCTTATCAATGCCATCTTCTACAGATGGGGTTCCAACTGGTATGCTGCTACAGCAGTGCCGTGGATGTGGTCAATATTCACACTACAGCCTGATCCGTCTTATGTATCCGGTCTGAGGTTGATAACCAAGGTGCACATCTTCAATGCCATGATATTTATCGCATTGATTCCTTTCACAAGACTTGCACATTTTGTGGTCATCAGGCCATATGCATATCTCTGGAGGCCGTATCAGGTTGTCAGGTGGTACAGGAGAGAGGCTCCTGAGAATATCGTCCAGTCTAAGTAG
- a CDS encoding DUF2769 domain-containing protein produces the protein MAEISAFDKFGIESMKREEFDARQAYVTGKCLCTTCPTYVKGDAPTGYCFPLVGTSKSIKWEKDCICEKCQIHKEYDLTHTFYCTRCSQLCQAYKMEIGAGHE, from the coding sequence ATGGCGGAAATCAGTGCTTTTGATAAGTTTGGTATTGAATCCATGAAGAGGGAGGAGTTTGATGCCAGGCAGGCATATGTTACAGGAAAGTGTCTTTGCACAACATGTCCGACGTATGTAAAGGGTGACGCTCCAACCGGTTATTGTTTCCCGCTTGTAGGGACAAGCAAGAGTATAAAATGGGAGAAGGATTGTATTTGTGAAAAATGCCAGATTCACAAGGAGTATGACCTCACGCACACCTTTTACTGTACAAGGTGCTCTCAGTTGTGTCAGGCATACAAGATGGAAATAGGCGCTGGTCACGAATAG
- a CDS encoding radical SAM protein — MNYEVIINVHSIIPVSCINGPGKRMVVFFQGCNNKCPGCFNPDTHAFVKKTGYSPKSLIGKYFRAGIEGLTVSGGEPFYQRRGLLQLLISAREDYGLSTVVYTGFSYERLSASPPARAILKYTDVLVDGRFEIAGKEPTMLARGSTNQRFHFLSDKYTEADFVMDGKIEMIIAPDGTITQTGFSKVA; from the coding sequence ATGAACTATGAAGTCATCATTAATGTACATTCCATAATACCTGTATCCTGCATAAACGGCCCGGGAAAAAGGATGGTCGTATTCTTTCAGGGTTGCAACAACAAATGTCCCGGATGCTTTAATCCGGATACGCATGCGTTCGTAAAAAAAACCGGATATTCTCCCAAATCTCTTATAGGAAAGTATTTTCGCGCTGGCATTGAGGGATTAACTGTCAGCGGCGGCGAACCATTCTACCAGCGGAGGGGGCTCTTGCAGCTTCTCATATCAGCCAGGGAGGATTATGGACTTTCAACTGTTGTATATACCGGATTCTCCTATGAAAGGCTTTCTGCATCGCCCCCCGCCAGGGCAATCTTAAAATACACTGATGTACTTGTGGATGGCAGGTTTGAGATTGCAGGGAAAGAGCCTACGATGCTGGCCCGTGGCTCGACAAATCAGAGATTTCATTTTCTGAGTGATAAATACACGGAAGCAGATTTTGTCATGGATGGAAAAATTGAAATGATAATAGCTCCGGACGGGACAATTACCCAGACGGGTTTCAGCAAGGTGGCTTGA
- a CDS encoding right-handed parallel beta-helix repeat-containing protein — protein sequence MQKRITVTEMFLRVLSVLLVCLLSHGVSHISEAATSYVRDNYKNIQDAINNAAPNDTIIVRDGEYAENIVISKPVTVKSEHGSDKTVIRASKPSEPVILVAGVSKVTVSGFTVSDSSVAGIYLNNAANIELRDNKAVNNRHGIFLDSSGNNILAHNYTAYNKLAGIYLDSSHNNTLEKNEASLNKEKGIFLNSSNNNNIVDNIANRNEWNGITLWVSNNNKVEKNEVMRNTYSIILSGSTGNIVNDNSTWTNLYVILPILLIYIGIVLFFIQRKIFILIYRES from the coding sequence TTGCAGAAAAGGATCACTGTCACTGAGATGTTCCTGAGAGTACTGAGCGTCCTTCTTGTCTGTTTGCTTTCCCATGGCGTATCTCACATCTCGGAAGCGGCTACAAGCTATGTAAGGGATAACTATAAGAATATTCAGGACGCAATAAACAATGCCGCTCCCAATGATACCATTATAGTGAGGGATGGTGAGTATGCCGAAAACATCGTAATCTCAAAACCTGTGACAGTTAAGTCTGAACATGGGTCTGACAAGACTGTGATAAGGGCTTCAAAACCATCAGAGCCGGTAATTCTGGTTGCAGGGGTAAGTAAAGTCACTGTCTCAGGATTTACCGTCTCTGATTCATCAGTGGCCGGCATCTATCTCAATAATGCAGCAAATATTGAACTACGGGACAATAAGGCTGTCAATAACCGGCATGGCATCTTTCTTGATTCATCCGGAAACAATATACTTGCACATAATTATACGGCGTATAACAAGCTTGCAGGCATTTATCTCGATTCCTCTCACAATAACACGCTGGAAAAGAATGAGGCCAGTTTAAATAAGGAGAAGGGGATATTCCTCAATTCATCCAACAATAATAATATTGTTGATAATATCGCCAACAGGAATGAGTGGAATGGAATAACCCTCTGGGTCTCCAATAATAACAAGGTAGAGAAGAATGAGGTAATGCGAAATACGTATAGCATTATCCTGAGCGGCTCGACAGGCAATATAGTAAATGACAACAGTACCTGGACGAATCTCTATGTTATATTGCCTATTCTGCTGATATACATTGGCATAGTTTTGTTTTTTATTCAGAGAAAGATATTCATCCTGATATACAGAGAATCATGA
- a CDS encoding Hsp70 family protein → MEENREDIACILETFPKITDVIEPESRKSILSQCVNCIKKIPKKIESMAGYELCVSLTSRLENASERKWLLLAIARELPRTPEFHILSLDIFSQSVRAANAIKDARIRKDALLDIIHSLPEKQDFQPLFSEAMNHAIKAADEIGDQQYRVHALLSLANEIPGTLEFNHLRLRAFKLALNLATNVNQAQYDQLRLKQIAKTLPKASDYEFYRQYTLLGIAKEIPRTGEFLDLYKEAMMLAIAAAVTIEVPYYRKYALCYIAEELAGTPALAALYRHTMSEAHKAASCIEEPIVRVHAMIDLLKLFPKSADFFPQLSEALTSILDFYTVQSRIKDITPMDVLDFVLLMDEKTVGDSKKSKFTKDKYAHILARDLEQFGLLLNDIRLIEVLKPYTHVWIRPKTLRTAVNKIVGHLESLKNSYHGSEIERPDFSGEFFHSADRHPSSEVSKTTSVKECMSIDLGATNTVIMKRKWDMQPEFIDIKGITRHYDEVPIVPTLLNMETESIGTAAGSDNVAFNFKRLLLEGHPDGEKYLAKYFSALCRHLKDEIKRPGWLSVFSNSLTDKLYITAPIGFPDYRNALKNIVSKTLRGVDTDILEEPLAAAIGYQMAEKDDKVVLLIDFGGSTLDIIIARLNINEAHVVAKPDRSKIIGGHDIDRWIAGYLCKKLGMEGDKPPRELIDKAEEIKIALSGSREVMFRWDNYAVCPVTRKDVEDILNKHGFYDSVDRTISYVLWKAGKVGVKREKIDAVLLTGGSSQIPSFREKIESLFPELYRQNCIYNHSPFSAVAVGAAMYATRKISDKHLRLSYAIRYKTRDKDVPFAYDIIFEKGESYPFEKTFRVTPAKTLGEQKQIYIELFEVPDRYIIRRWEREGGMEFIKQVLKPADDMTLKDLRIITLSYDEPVEDYSQITFCVDETGLLKVRYGKHDREAATGIRLQ, encoded by the coding sequence ATGGAAGAGAACAGGGAAGACATAGCCTGCATACTTGAGACATTTCCGAAGATCACGGACGTAATTGAACCGGAATCCAGGAAAAGTATCCTTTCACAGTGCGTCAATTGCATCAAAAAGATACCTAAAAAAATTGAATCCATGGCCGGCTACGAGTTATGCGTATCGTTAACCAGCCGGCTGGAGAACGCGTCGGAGAGAAAATGGCTGCTGCTTGCCATTGCCCGTGAACTGCCCAGGACACCGGAATTCCATATCCTTAGCCTTGATATATTTTCCCAGTCTGTCAGAGCGGCAAATGCGATTAAAGATGCGCGGATAAGGAAGGATGCGCTTCTCGATATAATACACAGCCTCCCTGAAAAGCAAGACTTCCAGCCCCTTTTTAGCGAGGCAATGAATCACGCAATAAAAGCGGCAGATGAGATAGGTGATCAACAGTACAGAGTGCACGCACTGCTAAGTCTTGCTAATGAAATTCCGGGGACTCTGGAATTTAATCACCTTCGGCTGCGGGCATTTAAGCTTGCACTCAATCTAGCGACCAATGTCAATCAGGCCCAGTACGATCAGCTCAGGCTCAAGCAGATCGCAAAGACCCTTCCCAAGGCCAGTGACTATGAGTTCTACAGACAGTATACCCTTCTCGGAATTGCAAAGGAGATTCCCAGGACAGGTGAATTTCTGGATCTTTACAAAGAGGCGATGATGCTCGCCATTGCAGCGGCAGTAACAATTGAAGTGCCTTATTACAGGAAATATGCACTCTGTTATATTGCAGAGGAACTTGCGGGAACGCCTGCACTGGCAGCCTTGTACAGGCATACCATGTCAGAGGCTCATAAGGCTGCATCATGCATTGAAGAACCGATTGTCAGGGTTCATGCCATGATTGATCTTCTGAAGCTCTTCCCTAAATCAGCAGACTTCTTTCCGCAGTTGAGTGAGGCGCTGACAAGTATCCTTGACTTCTATACTGTTCAAAGCAGGATAAAAGACATTACTCCAATGGATGTCCTGGATTTCGTCCTGCTGATGGACGAAAAAACCGTTGGAGACTCCAAGAAATCCAAATTTACAAAGGACAAGTATGCACACATACTTGCCAGGGATCTGGAACAATTCGGCCTCCTGCTAAACGATATCAGGCTGATTGAGGTCTTGAAACCATATACCCATGTCTGGATACGGCCAAAGACGCTGCGTACTGCAGTGAATAAAATAGTGGGACATCTGGAAAGCCTGAAGAATAGTTATCATGGCAGTGAGATAGAGCGGCCTGATTTTTCGGGTGAATTCTTCCATTCGGCTGACAGGCATCCCTCTTCTGAAGTCAGTAAAACAACTTCAGTGAAGGAATGTATGTCCATTGACCTTGGAGCAACAAACACTGTCATCATGAAACGCAAATGGGACATGCAGCCGGAATTTATTGACATAAAGGGAATTACACGGCACTACGATGAAGTTCCTATTGTCCCTACTCTGCTTAACATGGAGACGGAGTCCATTGGGACAGCTGCCGGAAGTGATAATGTCGCTTTCAACTTCAAGAGGCTGCTTCTTGAAGGACACCCTGACGGAGAGAAATATTTGGCGAAGTATTTTTCTGCACTCTGCAGGCACCTGAAAGATGAAATTAAACGCCCGGGCTGGCTGTCAGTATTTTCAAACTCTCTTACAGACAAGCTGTACATTACTGCGCCAATAGGATTTCCTGACTATAGAAATGCATTAAAAAATATAGTTTCAAAGACCTTACGTGGTGTGGATACAGATATCCTCGAAGAACCGCTTGCCGCAGCCATCGGATATCAAATGGCTGAAAAGGATGATAAGGTCGTACTTCTGATTGACTTCGGCGGCAGCACACTCGATATTATAATTGCCAGGCTTAATATAAATGAGGCGCATGTTGTTGCCAAACCTGACAGATCCAAGATTATCGGTGGCCATGACATAGACAGATGGATTGCCGGGTACCTCTGCAAAAAACTCGGTATGGAAGGTGACAAGCCCCCGCGGGAGTTAATAGATAAGGCAGAAGAGATTAAGATCGCCCTTTCCGGCAGCAGGGAAGTTATGTTCCGGTGGGACAATTATGCTGTATGCCCTGTAACCAGGAAAGATGTCGAAGATATACTGAATAAACATGGTTTTTACGATTCGGTTGACAGGACCATATCGTACGTGCTCTGGAAGGCTGGAAAGGTCGGTGTAAAAAGGGAGAAGATTGATGCCGTACTGCTTACCGGAGGCTCATCCCAGATACCTTCTTTCAGGGAAAAGATTGAATCCCTCTTCCCGGAACTTTACAGACAAAACTGCATTTATAACCATAGTCCATTCTCTGCAGTTGCTGTCGGAGCTGCCATGTATGCCACAAGGAAAATAAGCGACAAACACCTGAGGCTGTCATATGCAATCCGCTATAAGACAAGGGACAAGGATGTGCCATTCGCATATGATATAATTTTCGAGAAAGGCGAGTCATATCCGTTTGAAAAGACATTCAGGGTCACACCTGCAAAAACACTCGGCGAGCAGAAACAGATATACATTGAACTATTCGAGGTGCCTGACAGGTATATCATAAGGAGATGGGAAAGAGAAGGGGGTATGGAATTTATTAAACAGGTGCTAAAGCCTGCAGATGACATGACCTTAAAGGATCTGAGGATCATTACACTGTCTTATGATGAACCTGTTGAGGATTATTCCCAAATAACATTCTGCGTGGATGAAACCGGCCTGCTGAAGGTCCGATACGGAAAACATGACAGAGAGGCTGCCACCGGAATAAGGCTCCAGTAA
- a CDS encoding hemerythrin domain-containing protein yields the protein MTKDHLRIKYRCQHPDCQIKSCRTGEIDLDQDVFEEMSSSQDDKTLFRSPRNICRLGFSQTFKALDVRRVSDISEDAGIEAESEEINPVSILREEHQGVLRRLDVIEDMIIRRDINGLWIAMAEVENDIVLHSLRKEEGVLFPLLIKLDPLNEKYIEIIKEDHRELMVLLHSVRNAMCDDDIPDNVLRSALSNLRSHISKEDEEFFAMIEECLNSDDRRFLVEEMGKAEQSHVVITAGERTHGAHEHEDASPEQMKYREAVFTARQLAEKDHCH from the coding sequence ATGACAAAAGATCATCTAAGAATAAAGTACAGATGTCAGCATCCGGACTGTCAGATTAAGAGCTGCCGTACCGGTGAAATTGACCTTGATCAGGATGTGTTTGAAGAGATGTCTTCATCGCAGGATGACAAGACATTGTTCAGGAGTCCCCGCAACATTTGCAGGCTTGGGTTCTCACAGACATTCAAGGCGCTGGATGTAAGGCGGGTAAGTGATATATCCGAAGATGCCGGTATTGAGGCAGAATCTGAGGAGATAAATCCTGTTTCCATTCTGAGAGAGGAGCATCAAGGGGTGCTTAGGAGACTCGATGTTATTGAGGACATGATCATCAGGAGAGACATCAATGGTTTGTGGATTGCTATGGCAGAGGTGGAAAATGATATAGTACTGCACTCTCTGCGCAAAGAAGAGGGTGTCCTGTTCCCACTACTGATTAAGCTGGATCCGCTAAATGAAAAGTACATTGAGATTATCAAGGAGGATCACCGTGAGCTGATGGTTCTCCTTCATTCTGTCAGGAATGCAATGTGTGATGATGATATCCCGGACAATGTTCTTCGTTCTGCATTATCCAACCTGAGAAGTCATATCAGTAAAGAGGATGAGGAATTCTTTGCCATGATTGAGGAATGCCTCAATTCAGATGACAGACGGTTCCTTGTTGAAGAAATGGGCAAGGCCGAACAGTCTCATGTTGTAATAACTGCGGGTGAACGCACACATGGTGCTCATGAACATGAAGATGCATCGCCTGAACAGATGAAATACAGGGAAGCTGTATTCACGGCGAGACAGCTTGCAGAAAAGGATCACTGTCACTGA
- a CDS encoding NarK/NasA family nitrate transporter, which yields MSTWLKRWEPEDPQFWKSEGSGRAWGTLAITTFGLFFSFATWFVMSAVVVRMPNIGFTPEKGFGTMQLFWLAAMPGLAAGALRTVHAFLIPIFGTRYTVTVAAFLKLIPMVWLGYAVQNPDTPYMHFLIIAFLCGFGGGDFSSFMPSTSLFFPKRLQGTAMGLQAGLGNLGVSVTQFVAPAIIGFVVIGAAGGPQLFTKAAPVFDVKVQKEAGVVTDVFVKGDLATDIQVVKTESGEIKEIVIAETERTKGMTTEIKRNEAGKIQEVLVKKVVKKNIWLQNASFWFIPFLIIAGVISWFYLKSIPMKKVSIGAMIKNMTDNKHGWFMTWIYVMTFGSFSGFAATFPLMIKIIYGNIPGMDPALAPDPLKYAYLGPLVGSVIRFAGGPLSDKFGGAIFTTISGLGIIAGCAGLIFGGFLTPVSLDQFPVFVYIMLGIFFFAGVGNFSTFRQFPIAYAFSPRRGAQILGWTGAWAAYGPFIFSSLMGSAIAKYGSAIPFFGGIAIFCIIGTILNWIYYNRPGAERGDWGVGNTWWTKLSEAERQRYISENP from the coding sequence ATGTCTACTTGGTTAAAAAGGTGGGAACCTGAAGACCCACAATTCTGGAAATCAGAAGGCAGCGGACGTGCATGGGGGACGCTGGCTATTACCACATTTGGCCTGTTTTTTTCATTTGCTACATGGTTTGTCATGAGCGCTGTGGTTGTCCGAATGCCGAATATCGGTTTTACCCCTGAAAAGGGATTTGGCACTATGCAGCTCTTCTGGCTCGCGGCAATGCCAGGGCTTGCTGCCGGCGCATTGCGTACAGTTCATGCCTTCCTGATCCCCATATTCGGCACAAGATATACCGTAACAGTTGCTGCTTTTTTAAAACTTATTCCAATGGTTTGGCTCGGTTATGCTGTACAGAACCCGGATACTCCTTACATGCATTTTCTTATCATAGCGTTTCTATGCGGATTCGGAGGCGGTGACTTTTCATCGTTTATGCCCTCAACGAGTCTCTTCTTCCCGAAAAGATTACAGGGGACGGCCATGGGGCTTCAGGCAGGGCTCGGGAATCTGGGTGTGAGTGTCACCCAGTTTGTGGCGCCTGCTATCATCGGTTTTGTTGTCATTGGAGCAGCCGGCGGACCGCAGCTCTTTACAAAGGCAGCACCGGTTTTTGATGTGAAGGTTCAGAAAGAGGCCGGGGTAGTCACCGATGTCTTTGTGAAAGGGGATCTTGCCACGGATATTCAAGTGGTGAAGACTGAGAGTGGGGAGATAAAGGAGATCGTCATTGCTGAGACAGAACGGACAAAGGGAATGACTACCGAGATCAAGAGGAACGAGGCAGGCAAGATTCAGGAAGTGCTGGTAAAGAAGGTGGTCAAGAAGAATATATGGCTACAGAACGCCTCCTTCTGGTTTATCCCGTTTCTTATAATCGCCGGTGTGATCAGTTGGTTTTACCTGAAGAGCATCCCTATGAAAAAGGTCTCAATCGGAGCGATGATAAAGAATATGACTGACAATAAGCATGGATGGTTTATGACCTGGATCTATGTCATGACATTCGGTTCCTTCTCCGGTTTTGCGGCGACATTCCCCCTCATGATAAAGATCATATACGGAAATATCCCCGGCATGGACCCGGCCCTGGCGCCTGATCCGCTGAAATACGCGTATCTCGGACCCTTGGTAGGCTCGGTAATCCGGTTTGCCGGTGGGCCTCTTTCTGACAAATTCGGAGGGGCGATCTTTACAACAATCTCAGGGTTAGGGATCATAGCTGGGTGTGCGGGCCTGATATTCGGTGGTTTCCTGACGCCTGTCTCTCTTGATCAGTTCCCTGTGTTTGTCTATATCATGCTTGGGATATTCTTCTTCGCAGGGGTAGGCAACTTCTCAACGTTCCGCCAATTTCCGATTGCGTACGCCTTTTCTCCGCGAAGGGGGGCGCAGATTCTTGGTTGGACAGGTGCGTGGGCAGCATATGGCCCGTTCATATTCTCTTCCCTGATGGGATCGGCCATTGCCAAATATGGATCAGCGATCCCCTTCTTCGGGGGGATAGCCATATTCTGCATTATAGGGACAATTCTCAACTGGATATATTATAACAGGCCAGGAGCTGAAAGAGGCGACTGGGGTGTTGGCAACACCTGGTGGACAAAGTTATCCGAAGCTGAAAGACAGAGATACATAAGCGAGAATCCATAA
- a CDS encoding DUF2299 family protein, protein MEITTVEQAKETILKWLKDNHHQIDEFKDENANFHFEIDFPVGTMKKQRIIQPKDYPQLVLILNGVSIAPEHAEKLKKMKDEEREEFYNEIRKDLMFSEVSYDLNLDQEGIAKQVQFSYEFYFDGLTKTQTFKALLFNYRVLMYFVTKFNDKFGIPEMKQAPETLNV, encoded by the coding sequence TTGGAGATTACAACAGTAGAGCAGGCAAAGGAAACAATATTAAAATGGCTGAAGGATAATCATCATCAGATAGATGAGTTCAAGGATGAAAATGCTAATTTTCATTTTGAAATTGATTTTCCGGTTGGGACGATGAAAAAACAGAGGATTATTCAGCCTAAGGATTATCCACAACTCGTGTTGATCTTAAACGGAGTTTCCATAGCGCCTGAGCATGCGGAAAAATTAAAGAAAATGAAAGATGAGGAGAGAGAGGAGTTTTATAATGAGATCCGGAAAGACCTGATGTTTTCCGAGGTAAGTTATGACCTTAATCTTGATCAAGAGGGTATTGCCAAGCAGGTGCAGTTCTCTTATGAGTTCTATTTTGACGGGCTTACAAAGACTCAGACCTTTAAGGCGCTGCTTTTTAATTACAGGGTGCTGATGTATTTTGTGACAAAGTTTAATGATAAATTCGGCATTCCTGAGATGAAACAGGCTCCTGAGACACTAAACGTCTGA